tcaaggcgcgattggtagcaaaaggatatactcaaagacaaggagttgactttgaggaaaccttttctccagttgcaatgttcaagtccataaagatattgctagccatagctgcatggtatgactatgagatatggcagatggatgtcaagacagcctttttTAAtgaggatattaaggaagagatttacatgtctcaacctgaagggtttacatctgtcggaagtgagcatatggtatgcaaacttcaaagatctatttatggtctaaagcaggcatctaggagttggaaccttatattcgatagtacaatcaaagagtttggttttactaagaatcctgaggaaccctgcgtgtataagaaggtcagttggagtgctgtgacattcctggtgctttatgttgatgacattctactcattgggaacaTGTAGGAATGTtgaaatcaactaaaatatggttagcgagtaagttctcgatgcaagacttgggtgaagcatcttttgtattgggaataaagatctatagagatagatcaagaagattgcttggtctcacccagtccacatacattgataccatcgtgaagaggttctcaatggatgagtccaagagaggacatctaccaatgtgtcatggcgtgtccctatccaagtctatgtctcccaagactgacgcagagatagaggcgatgacacgcattccatatgcatctgcaattggtagcatcatgtatgggatgatatctacacgtcctgacgtggttttcgcactaagtgtagtgagtatatatcaatcgaaccctggtcttccacattgaaaagctgtgaaagacatcctcaagtatttgagaaggaccaataaattgttcttggtctatgggggtggagaactgaaattggaaggctatacctactctagcttccaaagcgatatcgatgactcgaaatcaacctctgggttcatattcatgctcaatggtgctgctgtctcttggaagagttccaagcaagacagtacagcggattccaccactgaggcagaatacattgctgcatcagctgcagcaaaggaggctgtttggataaggaatttcctccaagagttgggcgtcattcctaatggagttgctcctgtcccagtgttttgtgacaacacgggagccattgctcaagcaaaggagccaaggtctcatcagaagtccaaacatttattgagaaagtaccacatcctccgagagattttggaaagaggagaagtctcGATTTACAAAGTCgactccgcagataatgttgctgatccgctaactaagcctttacctggaccattattcgagaagcattgcgaatcgatgggtttgaagcatttgGGTAGTttgctctagtgcaagtgggagattgttagagtaggtgcccgtcgagccaagtgttggccgagggttcatgtttaaactctatgtataaacaatctttattttaataatatttcaaattattgttttggcacttctttatctgtatacccatgctagttgcatagataaagtcattgaatatacaaataatagaaagaatatgagatgctcatatgatgagtatcatgaaactcatatttgcaatactgtatattctaaacagttcctagtcgattcagccgccgctaagaaggatataggtcgctcgagttttagactagtatctgcgatgtgagtaccatgtttcattggtaggggacattatgatgtccgaacatgcagataggtgctccttgtagagtgcactaatcaaccctccataaaggactttccaagtggttctcacttatcgagtggaaacgtcctagtttatggttgtacaccattagtccttatgacccgggacaacattgtgactctatatgctagcattgcactttgacttgtttatcgacTCTCATGGTGTCGTCAGGTGGCAacgttgggtgttttgtcgaaacatataagagtcgatgcattgtagtcggggattcaccgcttaccttcgggtatggatatcctatgtgatcacatgtatatgtagtatgaaatctctgatcagagtatggtggtaattatgaaagggatttcatagattacaccatcgatgcaactacgacatgacacatagtatcgattcattgacaactctcgatataccaatggttgtagaatcggtcgggatatatgagttgaagggaccgtattatacgctaaccataatggaatggttcttgcaggcactatcatttgatacctagggaatcatgtaagcgatgctgctatgcgtttaacatgattggttgggtactatcagacttgagttctgacgttcttattatcaaggagttgataagtaagaatggagcaactggggtatgctcgaataaggacatgtttagtccgaatcacatagagatgtgaacccacggctagttgtatcaatgaaccattgagggtcacacaaatgctaactttctagatcccgttaagaagtaaaatagttcaatgtgttgaacggcttataaaggagtttataagcgaaagaaaaaatagaagtatgacttctataaggggaatgtgacttttaatttgtggaagtgttcctaaattaaaagttggccaaataaataatgtatttgaaaattgtgattttcataaacattattatgaattgttgaggaaacactctcttctcaaatgaaaaatgctctaatttttctagtgcaaaattagagtggatttagcttgttggtggtggacctaatttgaaggaaagatttcaagaacaaggaaagcttgtagagagtcttgcctttgaagagcttagttgtttgacaactaagttggagccaacatcaatcttgagagattgataggtatgtTTCTTTAAAataccctatgaatgtcatattgtgtttttcgtatttgctatacactataggcttagggtgctcggttttcttgttgaaaaacaaatttttgaaacttccgttgcgcattaggGAACCTTAATCGATCCTCCTTTCATTAATGTGCTGATGAGATATTGTGTGACTGTTGATTGTTATCAGCGAgtagtatatttttatacatatgAGAAAGAGCGTTGGACATTTTATGGGAAGGGTTCTCGTCCCCGTGTTCCGTTGGTATCTGCCATCCGGATGTCTCGATTATTGGAGCATGgacatgagggttatcttatttatgtTGTAGATGTGACAGAGAAGAAGAAGGAGGTGGGAATTGAGGAGATACCTATAGTTGCTAAGTTTGctgatgtatttcccgatgagattccaggcttcccaccagcccgtgaggtggagtttgggattgagttgatgccaggtacttcccctatttctcgtactccttacagaatggcaccagtaGAGTTGAGAGAGTTAAAAGCCCAGTTACAGGACTTGTTGGACAAGGGATACATTCGCCCTAGTGTATCGCCTTGGGGCGCAacagtcttatttgtgagaaagaaagatggaacgatgcggctttgtattgactatcgacaGCTAAATAAggtaacgattaagaataaatatcccctccctcatattgatgatttgtttgatcagctacAGGGAACCTCAAtatattcgaagattgatttgaggtcaggatatcatcagatacgagttagagaggaggatattcagaagacagcattcaggaccagatatggacattatgagtttttagttatgccgtttgggttgacgaatgctccagctgtattcatgagtttgatgaatagggtatttcagccttatctcGATCGGTTTGTTATTgtgttcattgatgatatattgatataatCCAGGAGTGAGGCTGAGCACGCAGGGCATTTACGTTCAGTATTACAGGTACTGCGAGATAGacagttgtatgccaaactcagtaagtgtgagttttggttggatcgagTTGTCCtcttgggtcatgttatatcaagagatgggatttctgttgatccaacgaaggtcgaagccgtgttacagtggtctgcacctacatctgtaccagagatccttagtttcttgggtttagcaggttattatcgtcgatttatcgagggattttcaaagattgctagacCTTTGACAAAGTTGACTCAGAAAAGTGTACGATTTCAGTGGTCTGAAGCACGTGAGAGgagttttcaggagttgaagcACCGACTGACGACTGCACCGGTGTTATCAATTCCTACAGAAAACGAGAGGTTtattgtttatactgatgcatcattacatggtttgggatgtgttttgatgcaggatcaacatgttgtggcatatgcctcgagacagctgaaaccacacgaaacaaggtaccccgtgcatgacttggagttagcagccattatctttgccttgaagatatggcgacactatttatatgatacttcgtttacgatttatactgatcataagagcttgaGATTTCTTTTTACACagacagagttgaatatgagacagagacgatgtCTAGATTTGtttaaagattatgattgtgagattgaatatcatcctggtcgagccaatcttacagctgatgcattgagccgtaaagtgaactgtactgcagaggatgtgaatcgtttatcagctatgatgatgtcttgttgttcttttgggatatgattttgatatctcgacgactcctatccaggtaTCTACCTTATTAGCTGAACCTGATATATATGGTTGTATTCGTGATGCACAGATGACAGACGAGAGAGTTCAGCGATGGAGGGAGTTAGTTTCTCAGAAACAAGATACTCGTTTTAGAGTGGCTGATGATGGCAGTTTTaggatgaatgatagatgggtAGTTCCTGATATATCTGAGTTGCGCCAGGGCTTGTTGCGGAAtgcacattgtagtcgatattcgatccaccctggtggcaagaagatgtataaggatctacgttctcagttttggtggaagggaatgaaacatgatgtgattgattttgtacgtcgATGTCTCAATTGTCAACAGATCAAAGCCGAGAGGAGAAGGCCaggaggtgaattgaggagtttagaagtaccgacttggaaatgggaacacatatcgatggattttgtgactcgtTTACCAAGAAGCACTGGAActattgatgctatttgggtgattgttgatcgattgacgaaagttgcacattttataccctatagaatgagtagtacgtacttgacgatggcacaattgtatatacgagagattgtacggttgcatgtgattccagtgtctattatttctgatagagatccttggattacttctcatttttgggaaggattgcagactgcgatggggacagagttgagattgagtacagcttatcatccccagacagatggtcagactgagcgtactattCAGATGCTGGAGGATATATTGCGTgcttatgttatggattttaaatctgtttggcagtcatctattccattgatagagtttgcgtataacaatagttatcagagtagtattcagatggctccatttgaggcattgtatgggagacgttgtagatctccgttatactgggatgatgttgatcgagctgcagttaccaatcctgatatgattcatgagaTGGAACAGAAAGTAAAGTTGATACAGCAATGATTGAAAGCAGCgcaagatagacaggccgccTATGCAAATCAAAAACGAAGACCCTTAGAGTTTCAGCAAGGCGATCGAGTAATTTTGAAAGTTTCTCCTTTTCGTGGCATAGTGCGATTTGGCATGAAAGGAAAGTTGGCACCGAGATATGTTGACCCGTATGAGATATTGCAGCGGATAGGCACTTTGGATTATCGATTGGCtctacctccatctttatctggtattcatgatgtgtttcatgtgtcgatgttgcggaagtatgagccaGACCCTTAACATGTGTTGGATATTTATGAGGTTCAGTTAGATCCTGATGTGTCTTATTTTGAGAGAccagtttgtattttggatcgatctgaacggaagcttcgtagtaagcttataccgatggtgaaggttcagtgggagcatagaggtgtcgaagaggccacttgggagacagagcggtatatgagggagctctacccctacttattctgatggtatgacgtatctttatttattcatgttattactgttgttgattaatttcggggtcgaaattcattcaaggggggtagaaatgtaatgcctgaagtaaatattacaagttgttgatttagtaatgtgagattactaaatagTTAATGgtttttaaagagaaaaatatgacatattttgatcatatgaagtccaaatgatttgaaatttggatatactgtagaaaactcaaagatatagaagtttcatgttttgagttttgaaaaatttgattgtttgactggtccaaagggATATACCGTTGTTAAgacgttaaatattatatattatattatattattttattttatttaatataatatattaaaaaaagaaaaaaaaaagaaaaacattgAGGAAATCAATTCCACCGCACGAACAAAAGATAACATAAACGTGAGGTGAGAGAGAGGGAATTAGAGTttcgattttcttttcgatcgtgcgacttatcggtttatccaatcgacgaaccgacttcagttttgggatcgttgacacgaggtcttcgatttgaggtataaattttatatttttggtgatttttgaaattcgtcgatttctggaataaatccgataaattgttaaatcatactgaaattgaagattgttgagtcgtgtatgattttaacgaaagagagaagattatagttgtgttattttgaattattctcaatttattataattagggatttttaatcgttggattgagattggagagttgtttatcagttgttattaattctgattatatattcggagtctacgaagtataggctacacgttgatataaagttttcgtaatttgacggatgttgtaaaatagcctattatttgaagttaattaattagggtgtatttgatggtagtattgtgaattaaatacaccggaatattaaattattgaacgataagaatttataatcgagttttatattttgttgaattaattgttgttgggctattcgATGCTATGTATTGAGGTtgttatgattgtgttgatacAGTGACAACGATCTGATAAttcttgttgaattatttagatacatcaccaGCCTCGgcatcaaagaaatagccagattttatatatactcgattatcaggtacgtgttgacgtacgagcatacgttgttattgtttagtattgataaatactattgtgttgaacgatggtaaatcaccggaattgagtgatttgatattatatttgctgatgtttattattgttgatgttgttggctgtcgttgttgggagacgtcacgttgatgttgttcgttcaacgatattgctgtcgccggagttggggtgcgacgtatcgttgatgttattcgttcgacgatattgttgtcgctggtgttggggtgcgacgtatcgtcgatgttgttgtttgttcgacgatattgctgtcgtcggagttggggtgcgacgtatcgtcgatgttattgttgcagtgtgatgttgttgaggttattgatggctgattgtccagaaacgacAAAGGGGGTATTTttgttatcatttcagttatatcttatgttgttgttaatataactgttatgtattacgacgatgattgttgtgtatgctcaccctttggaggctgtttctgttggacaggtTACAGGATTATGCCGTGGacaggatagtggtgaaggacaAGATGTGTCTAGTCCAACAGTTCTGTACTTGATAGGAGATAGAGATagtatagcttattgtcttatttgagttgtatgtgtgtattttatatactgtttctgctacactgatgTAGATAGTGagatgattgcactattttgtcgtatatgcattatattattacgtcgttgaaatgaaaatttttatgcatatgacgtcacatgttgtatgattacgtggcgaggtttggggcgccagcTGTTCTGCTGACTTGGATGAGGATTCTTCTGTTGTGACAAGGGCTTTTGTAACTAGTGGAACATATGGTTCTTCTTCATTTCTGGTTCCCAGCTCGAATTTATAGGTCTTTCGGTCAGGAAACAGATCGTGTAACTCAAGTTTGTTCAGATCCTTTGACTTCCTCATGGTTATGGTCTTGTCGTCCCACTCTCTTAATAAGGCTCTCATCACTTTAAGTGCAACCTCCTTGTTGATGTAGTCCTTCTCAAAAGCTGCCAGCTCGATTACTTTTCTGCAGAACTTTTCATCAAATTCGTTCATTGTTTCTCCGGTCCTTCATCTtgaattatcaaatttttgaattgCCACCATATGCTTTTTATCCTTTGTCCGATAATTTCCTTCACATAGTTGAGCTATTTTTTTTACCAGATTTCTTTAGCATTTAAACATTTTTAATTTTACTGAACATATTTTTATCTAATGTCTTATAAAAGATATCTTTTGCAACATTGTCtaaattttcattctttttGTCCTCAGGAGTCCATTTCATAATGTGTTTCTCTACCATTTAATTTCCATCTGTTACAACAACAGTTGTATTTGCTTTCATAATCTTTATTGGTCCATCCGTGATGATCCGATAGACGTACCAACATTCGGATTTTCCAATCTTCATATTCTGCTTTTGAAAACATAGGGATTTTGCTAAAGGATACTGTTTGATATATCAGATATCCAGAGATTGGAATAAACCCCTCTTATACCTCTTGTTAGGATCAAAGATAACATTTTATAGGGGGTGAACGAACATTTTTGCAAATTATGTCACATAATGTTAAATTTAACTGTGttaacaactcaattcaatattcTAATCAGCTGACTAATTTGAGCTAATAGAAGTGTGTACTAAGTGCGGAAACTGCTCCGATTACTTAGTGAGTGTAATATAAAATGCAACGACTCAACTTTCTTCAGCTCACTTATCAACACAGATGATATTCTTAGCAACATAAGTAAATAAACtgaataaaattgaaatttagcctttttttttgggatgaaatttacaaataaatttaagaaaaatgaaatctagcctccatttttttgaattaaatttaCACTCcatttttttgtttgatttctattttttcattaattaatgaatttcaaaataaatcaaaggaaaataaagtttacattcttgttcaaaattttatagttaCCTAATTTTTTGATAAGTCTTCTGTGATATGGTcccatgtatatatatatatctaagaCGAATATATGGTTTGAAATCAAATGATAATTTCAACCAGTTGACAATATAAACAACAATATATGGTTTGAAATGTAAATGCTTGCAAAACGTAAGGATACgagaattttatggatgttcggagaaaacGTTCCCACGTCAGTCACCCCTTCTTTCTCTGTAGGAaagattccactaaaagactttgacttTACAAAACTCTTTGCAACAACTCATTCCAAACAgtacttatcacactgcctgttttggaactcttaatGATCACTTTACATTTCTGATTTTAAGAACTCTCAATTCACCAGACACTActattaatcaaataaccaaaaggttattGATGTAAGTAAAACATTCAGTTTTTGTAGCACGAATATGATCCTTGAGTGATCATATATCTTTCTCTTGAGTGTGTGCTTTGATTGAGCGACGAGATATATGATCTTTGATTGCGTTAAGATTCTTTAAGTATGCAGGCTTGAAGATAATCGCACTGTTGAAAGCTTAATGATTATGTATCGCATTGTTGTTTTTGCATACTCCAAGCTCTTCTTATATAAGCTGTCATTTCAACGGTCGAAAAGAGATGAGTAATGTTAACCTGTAACCTTGGAATGAATATGTGTCACTATCATCTATATACATTAAATGTTCTTCATCAACGCatttaatgttctctttgctAGCACAACTTTGAATCACGTTCCTTGAAGAGTTACTGCTGAGTATTCTCTTATCGTAACTGTTTTTACCATCAGAACTCTGTAGGATAGAAGTAATCTTTCTTTTTTCGGATAGTGACTTAAATGCATATCGATATTGGAACTGGTGCAGAACATGGTTGACTTGTAGCGGTGCAAAACCATTTGAATGTTCTGATCCAGTCAGATAATGTCTTTCAATAAGTGAGCAATAAATAGCTATTTAATGACTCGACATAAAGTCTTCGAACAGCCGGTTGAACTTCTTCTACTTCGAACGATTGAAAGATAGGCGGTCTGAAATTCAATTGGTTGAAGACTAGGCGTTTGAGAGATAAGACGGTTGAACTGATTCCTGTTATACACAAAAGATTGCAGTTGTTTCCTGTAACAGTtaagttttattttgattttatcgATCACCAAAACTCTTAGGTAATTTCTTTAACagatatgattttaattttataataaaaattgttAATCTTTTGACTTATTTTTACCTTATTGTTTGTCTCCATTGAATTTTATAGCTTAATGTTTTGATTActagaatttaaaaaaaaaaaccaaaaaaatatatattaagtttttgattttaaatatcaaattaaTAACGAGGACTAATTGTGTATTAGTTTAAAATATCAGAGACAAAAAATATTGAACAAAAATATTTAGGGATCACAAAAATTTAAGTGGTAAACTAATATACCAAAAGTATACTCAACAaccttgatttttttatatatactcgtgtaaaaaatatattattgtgATAACTAATTTTctcattatttttataatacaaTACAATCTTAGGTTACTAGAACTAATCAGTATTGATAATTATgaaatcattaacaaaaatgAATGATAGTGAAAAGTTAATCTTTTAGTTCAAAAAATTCTTATCTCCATGTCAAAAGTTATATTTATTACTCAGATTAAATGAATTTTATTTCCCATAATTGTGATCTAGCATGCAAAGCCTTATACTATGCGTGACATGGGTGCCAGTAGGCCAAACCGTAAATACTAAGCATGAGAAACAATATAGTTGTTGGGTGTCATAACAGAACACTTCAAAAGAATCAAAATGACTTTAAATTGATTTtgttttaaacaatattactcttgtatagatcaaagtgaGAAAATGAGGAAAAAAAGAATTCAAATCttattttttatgcaaaatAAATTATCTTACATCTAAGTtacttaaaatgatttataagatttttaaaattttcttatgttttttaaattatttttttgctcgaaaaataaaagttttaaagtaTTACATTTGTCTTCATGTTTTATACTCTGTCAAATTTTCATTGATGAATACTTATAGAACTTGTGGCTACCTTTTGAAGGAGGTGATTTATGTATAGAACTTTAtaacttcaaaatatatcatgaaaaatttagaaattatgattgtgaaaaaaaaattgatatatttgttttttgtttaTTACTTTGAATAATCATAGTCTAATcatattatttttacaattttaacgTTTGTCTTTTTAAAATAGGTGTCATAGTGATAGTAAGAATATGATTCTGATTCGTGaacattttaataaatatttgtatatttaGACAGAATATTGCAATACTATATACTTAGTATTCAAGAACTAAAGTAATAAATAAAATCCGAACTTTATCGAGGTATCGTAGATTGAATTAatagttaaaaaataaaatatagtaAGAGTAAGATGAGAATTGTTCTCCTCGTGTCATCATTTTATGTTCCACGAGTGTAACGCACATGCATATATTCTGGTATAAACACACTTgaatgtaaaataaaaataagtctAAGAGTTTTTTCCTACCTATCACCTTCTCCCCACCATTGAAACTAGGTATAGAGTTTTCGTGGCCTTTGGCCCGTCATAAGTCTCGCGTCCGAGATCCCCCAACCTCATCCCAAattgtaattaaaaaaataggTATATAGTTAAGAATTGCATATTGCATATATATATGATGTATAAAGGAGAAAGAATCATGACCAAGAATCTTTACTTGTAAATTACTATTACATCAACAAACAATCACCATCGATCTAATCTCAATCATGAAGTGACccacaaaaataataatcaagagTAGTGTTCACATGGACAATTTATGTATTATCTGAACTCTTATTTAAAACCAAAGAATTCAATCCTCAAGGCCTCAATCAGGCTTCAAATATACTCTTAATTATAGGACATCTCGGTGATAAAGTTTTCGTCAGAGAGCTAGTAGCTAGAACAAGCCCATGTGAGGCTATGTAACTAGCTAGAAAATTAAAccatagttatatatatatatatatatatatatagacacatacacacacacatatatatatgtatgtatatatgtatagatAGATGGACAGAAATGGAGATACACCACATACTTCAGAAAACAATGTATCACTGAAGAGACATGAACCCTATATTGGTGATCATCTGCTCTTTCAATATCCTTCTTTTTTTAgaatatatcagttgatccctcCTCCTTGAGGGTTGTAATCACTATCATTTCTTGGAAGTGGAAATGGATATGGGAAACTAGTTTGTATTCGATGAAGTCCACCACCATTTCCTCCACTTCCATTAATCCTTAGCCTGTTGTATTCCACCTGTCGTGGGATCGGCGCTGCCGTTCGAGGCTGCAGTGTGGCTGGCAGATTATTCTCACTACAAGTCAAACGAATCAGGTCAGCATTGGCAGCGTCGAGCTCTTTTTGCAGGCGGCCAACTTTTTTCTGCAGGAAGGCGATGGCACCAACACAACCATAGACAGGGTCTCGAACACGTGCCTCGGCTTCGTAGGCTAGAGAATTAACTGCGTCCTCTCGTTGGTGGGGGAGAACCTCGTTGAGGAGCTTGGTGACGTTGCTGGCGCCGAAGATTTTGTGAACATTGGCGAATTTTTGGGGCTCTTCTGGCGGGAAATACGGAGCAAACATGCATCCCGGCAAGCATTTTCGCCGCAAGAACTTGCAGGCTGCGCAGGGAGGGTTGTATGAGGTGGATGAGGCCATTGGTCTTGCACTGAATCAATCAAGAAAATAACGAGTAAATTCTTGAAATCAACAGTTTCTTTGATGCACGTAATTATTGCAAAACTTTACAGCTACTAATTGCTTTCGTCAATTCTTTCCCCTTTTGTTTTAACATTGTCTGAATAATTCGTGCAACATCTATagaattcattttcaaatcttAACTTTACCTATTTATTGGTTTCAAAAGTTCATCGCTAGATTTTGTTTACTTTAGAAATAATAATACTGGTTTGATTCCATTTTTCTCCTACAAATTTTATATGTCTCTATCTTCCTCACCGTGACACCACTAGGTTAGCTAAATATTTGACCTCGATCAATTATTCTtctaggttttttttttaatctttttgagtttttttttttcattcacaACCTTCTCGTTTGACCATAAAACATATAGTTCTATGAGTAGGACAATGTCTAAAACTGACAAGGTCATATAAACAAACTTTCCTACGTGTAAGACAATATTTAGAAAATGTGGATGTCAGTTTTTTGAT
This sequence is a window from Primulina tabacum isolate GXHZ01 chromosome 17, ASM2559414v2, whole genome shotgun sequence. Protein-coding genes within it:
- the LOC142531269 gene encoding protein LATERAL ORGAN BOUNDARIES-like; translated protein: MASSTSYNPPCAACKFLRRKCLPGCMFAPYFPPEEPQKFANVHKIFGASNVTKLLNEVLPHQREDAVNSLAYEAEARVRDPVYGCVGAIAFLQKKVGRLQKELDAANADLIRLTCSENNLPATLQPRTAAPIPRQVEYNRLRINGSGGNGGGLHRIQTSFPYPFPLPRNDSDYNPQGGGIN